Genomic window (Enterobacteriaceae bacterium 4M9):
CTACCGGCAGACTGGTGGACATATCCGCTTGCGCTGGGTAAGCGTGACAGTGATATTGAAGTGACCAAACGCCAGTGGGGCGCGTTTTACGGCACTGACCTGGAATTACAGTTGCGCCGCCGCAGCATCGATACCATTATCCTGTGCGGTATCGCGACGAATATTGGCGTGGAGTCGACCGCCCGCAACGCCTGGGAACTGGGCTTTAACCTGGTGATTGCCGAAGACGCCTGTAGCGCTGCCGACAGCGCGCAGCACAACAACAGCTTCACCCATATTTTCCCCCGCATCGGACGCGTTCGCAGCACCGATGAGATCCTCACGGCCCTGTCATGATTCGCATCGGTCTCCCGCAATGGTCGCACCCAAAGTGGGCGCGTCTTGGCATCAGCAGCCTTGAAGATTACGCACGCCATTTTGACTGCGTAGAGGGTAACACCACGCTTTATGCCCTGCCCTCCGTGGAGACCGTCGCGCGCTGGCAGGCCATGACCACCGACAGCTTTCGCTTCTGCTTTAAATTCCCGGCCACCATCAGCCACCAGGCAGCGCTGCGCAACTGTGACGATTTACGCGAAGAGTTTTTCACCCGCATGGCGCCGCTGGCAACACGCATCGGCCAGTACTGGCTGCAACTCCCCGCCGCCTTTGGCCCGCGGGATTTGCCTGCACTGTGGGCGTTTCTCGATACGCTGCCGGGTGAGTTTCGCTACGGGGTTGAGGTACGTCATCAGCAGTTTTTCGCCAAAGGTGAAGAGGAGCAGGCGCTCAACCGTGGTCTACACGCGCGCAATATAAACCGGGTGGTGCTCGACAGCCGCCCGGTACACAGCGCCCTGCCCCACAGCGAGGCGGTTCGCGAAGCCCAGCGCAAAAAACCGAAGCTGCCGGTGCATGCGGTAAAAACCGCTGCCGACCCGCTGGTGCGCTTTATCGGCAGCGACGATATGGCACAGAGCGCGGCGTTGTTTGAACCCTGGCTTGCCAAACTGCCGCAGTGGGAGCAGGACGGTACGCCGTGGCTGTTTTTACACACGCCCGACATTGCGCAGGCGCCGGAACTGGTGCACCGGCTGTGGCCGCAACTGCGTGCATGCTTTCCGACACTGGGCGAAGCGCCCTCCATCCCGCAACAGGAAAGCCTGTTCTGAGAACAAATTTTAGCCATGTGCACGGCGACATGGCTGAGTTTGTCTTGTTCATAGCGACAGCCGCAGCGGCTCGGGCTATCATACGCCAGCCATCAGCCAGGTTCTGAACGGAGTTTTTATGGTAAGCGCGCTGTATGCCGTGCTGGGTGCGTTAATATTGATCAAGCTTTCTTATGACGTTGTTCGCCTGCGTACGCTTTATCGCGTCTCTTATGGCGACGGCGGCTTTACGGAACTGCAAAGTGCGATTCGCGCCCACGGTAACGCGGTGGAATATATTCCCATTGCACTACTCTTATTACTGTTGCTTGAGATGGACGGTGCAGAGACCTGGATGGTGCATCTGTGCGGCCTGATGATGATCCTTGGGCGCATCATGCACTTTTACGGCTTCCATCACCGGCTGGTACGCTGGCGGCGTACCGGGATGCTGGCAACCTGGTGCTCGCTGCTGCTGATGGTACTGGTTAACCTGTGGTATCTGCCCTGGGAGTTGGTTTTCACTCTGCGTTGACGCACAATACGCCCCTTTGTTTTTCCGGAACACCCTTATGTCTAACCGCGATACGCTGTTTTCCGCCCCGATCGACAAGCTCGGGGACTGGACTTTCGATGAACGCGTCGCTGAAGTTTTCCCCGATATGATTCAGCGTTCGGTTCCCGGCTATTCCAATATTATCGCCATGATTGGCATGCTCGCAGAGCGCTTTGTCCAGCCGGGCAGCCGTATCTACGATCTGGGTTGCTCGCTGGGTGCCGCCACGTTGTCGGTGCGCCGCAATATTCACCATGAAGGCTGCCGTATCATTGCTGTTGATAACTCAGCAGCCATGGTCGAGCGCTGCCGCCGCCACATTGACGCCTTTCGCGCCGCCACACCGGTTGATGTTATCGAAGCCGACATTCGCGATATCGATATTGAAGACGCCTCGCTGGTGGTCCTGAACTTTACCCTGCAATTCCTGGCCCCCGACGACCGCCAGGCGCTGCTGGATAAAGTTTGCCGTGGCCTGCGCCCTGGCGGCGCGCTGGTCCTGTCGGAAAAGTTCAGTTTTGCCGATGCCAGCGTGGGTGAGTTGCTGTTTGACATGCACCACGACTTCAAACGTGCCAACGGCTACAGCGAACTGGAAATTGGTCAAAAGCGCAGCATGCTGGAAAATGTCATGCTCACCGACAGCGTTGAAACCCACACCGCGCGCCTGATGAAGGCCGGGTTTGCCCACGCCGGGTTGTGGTTCCAGTGCTTTAACTTCGGTTCACTGGTGGCTCTCAAAGCCCAGGAGGGCGCGTGACAGATTTTGGTCCGTTTTACAGCCAGATAGCCACTGGCCCGCTGGCCCACTGGCTGGAAACCTTACCGGCACAGATTGCTGCCTGGCAGCGCGGCGAACAGCACGGTCAACTCAAGCACTGGCACAATGCCGTCACCTTCCTGCCAGAGATGTCGCCTTATCGCCTCGATTTACTGCACAGCGTGACCGCACAGAGCGAAACACCGCTCAGCGAAGGGCAGAAAAAAGGCATTGAGCAACTGCTGCGTAACCTGATGCCGTGGCGCAAAGGTCCGTATTCGCTCTACGGCGTGGACATTGACACCGAATGGCGCTCGGACATGAAGTGGGAGCGCGTGCTGCCACACCTTTCACCGCTTGCCGGGCGCACCGTGCTTGATGTTGGCTGTGGCAGCGGCTATCACATGTGGCGCATGGTTGGCGCAGGCGCACAACTGGTGGTCGGCATCGATCCGACGCAGCTATTTTTGTGCCAGTTCGAAGCCGTGCGCAAACTGCTTGGTAACGATCGCCGCGCGCATTTGCTGCCGCTGGGCATTGAGCAGTTACCGGCGCTTAACGCGTTTGACACCGTATTTTCGATGGGCGTGCTGTATCACCGCCGCTCACCACTCGACCACCTGTGGCAGTTGAAAAACCAGTTAGTGAGCGAAGGCGAGCTGGTGCTGGAAACGCTGGTGGTGGACGGCGATGAAAATACCGTGCTGGTGCCCGGTGAGCGCTACGCGGCCATGCGCAACGTGTACTTCATTCCCTCGGCACGTGCCATGAAGCTGTGGCTGGAAAAATGCGGTTTTGTCGATGTCCGTATTGTGGACTGCTCTACCACCACGCTTGAAGAGCAACGCCGCACCGGATGGATGACCACCGAGTCACTGGACGCGTTTCTCGACCCGCAGGACGTCACCAAAACGCGCGAAGGCTACCCGGCCCCACAGCGTGCTGTGCTGATTGCCCGCAAACCGTAACTATTCCGCAGCCCTGGCTGCGGGTATTTTTTTCGTTCACACCCACTCTTTATCCGCAGAACCAAACGTTATTCGCTTTAACAACAAACCGTGCGACGGCTGTCGCCAGGGCGTTTTTTGTTGACCTGTTCAGGCGGGAAAATATACCATTGATAGAATGTGCAAATGGATAGTGCAACATCACAATGAATATACCTAAGGCAAGATTTCTAAAACAATCTTATCTAAAAAACAAAACGGATTATGATAAAAAAGCGCGCATTGAAGCTATTCTCATAAGAAGTATTTTGACAAATATATTACGCAACCCGCAAAGCCACCGAATTGGCGCGTTTGCGGAGTTTTTCGATATGAATGATTATCCGCTGTTAACCCGCGGCGCCTTCCCGGAGCACCTTGAGGCTCTGGTGAAAGACTTTGAGGAAGCAGGGTATATTGTCAATATTGAGCAACGCCATAACGGCATGGTCATTTCTCTCGACTGGCGAGACGTTGATACCGGAAATGAGATGTAGCCTCGCTATTTCTTTTATCGGTTGTTCTTTCACCATTAACAACGAATAAACCGAATCTCTCATAGATTAACGCAAAAATTAAAGTTTACACTCACGGGAATTATTAATTCTTCTTGATAATTTCTGCTGGTTTATATTTCGGCAACACCGATTAACCCGGTTATCGCACTCTTTTTTTCCAGACAACACCACGCAACACATAAAAAAAGCCCCGGGAAAACTGACCGGGGCCTGGTACATGCAAACATCATATGGGCAACATGATGCGCGGTAAAAACCGTGAGATACCGGCGGCGGCTACTTCGCCGCCAGTACCGCCTTCATCGCTGCCACTGCCTCAACATCGACAATGTAGCGATTAAATTCATCTGCCGCCTCGCCGGACGACATCGAAACTGCCGCCTGGCGATAGCGCATTGGCGAAGGCTGAACCATCGACGCCGAGCTGTGAAGCTCTTCAACGCCCGCGGCGATAAACGCCTCGAGATTGCCAGGACGCACCCCAGCACCCGCCATAATGATTGGAGTAGCACAGTTGCGTTTAAGTTCCGTAATCAGTGAAAGTCCTGCCTGAGCAGTCGATGCCTGACCGGAGGTGAGGATCCGCGCCACACCCAATTGTGCCAGCTGCGCCTGCGCCAGAAACGGGTCGCGGCACATATCAAACGCACGGTGAAACGTGACCGCCATTCCCTGTGCGGCAGCCATCACTTTTTCCATACGCAGCATATCCACACCGCCGTCTTCATCCAGCACGCCGGTCACCAGCCCCGGGTATCCCAACTCGCGGGCAAACGCAATATCGTCCAGCATCACGCTGAACTCACCGGCGCTGTAGCAGAAATCACCGCCGCGCGGGCGAATAATAGGATGAACGGGAATCGACACGCGCTGGCGCACGCCGCGCAGCACGCCCGCTGAAGGCGTAAGCCCGCCCTCTTTAGGCGCCGCACACAGTTCAATGCGGTCCGCGCCTGCCTGCTCGGCAGCGATGGCGCAGTCCATGCCGTAACAGCAAATTTCCAGCAAAGCCATTGAAAACTCCTCAAATCATACTTAGCAGCGTTGTTTCGCCGCTTACTGATGAGTAGTCTGAAGCATTGTCATAACAAGGACAACGTCATCATGGCATTCAATTTCGACGAGGCGCTCGACCGCCGTCACAGCGACAGCGTGAAGTGGAACAAATTTCCTGAATCTGTCCTGCCGCTGTGGGTGGCAGATATGGATTATCGCTCACCGCCGTGCATTACCGACGCACTCACCCAGCGTATTGCCCACGGCGTATTTGGCTACGGTGTAGCGCCAAATGCGTTTTTTGATGCAGCCATTGCCCACTGCGAGCAGCGCTACGGCTGGCAGCTGGAACCATCGTGGCTGGTGGTGTTGCCGGGCGTGGTGACGGGCCTTAATTTGTGCGTGCGCGCCTTCAGCACAGCGCAGGAGGTGACTCTTGCACCCACGCCGATTTATCCGCCGTTTCGCAAAGCGGCAGCACTAGCCGGTCGCGGGCAACATAACGCACCGCTGGTGCTGCAACACGGCAGGCCCGTCGTGGATTACACAAGCCTTGAACCCCTGATGAGCGGGCAGGAAAAGCTGCTGATGTTGTGTAACCCACAAAACCCTGGCGGCACGGTCTATACCCGTGCCGAACTGCAAGCTCAGTTGGCCTTTGCCCAGCGCCACAACCTTATTGTCTGTTCTGATGAAATCCACTGTGACCTGGTGCTGGATGAAAATGCGCGTCACATTCCGTTCGCCACACTGAGCGAAGATGCCGCTCAACGCAGCATAACGCTCATGTCACCGTCCAAAACCTACAACATTGCCGGGCTGGGTGCCTCGCTGGCAATTATTCCCAACCCGGAACTGCGCAGGCGTTTTATGGCGGCTCGTGAAGGGATTGTGCCGACAGTGGATATCCTGGCGCTCACCGCAGGCACCGCCGCCTGGCGCGAGGGTGAGCCCTGGCGAGAAGAACTGCTGGTTTACCTGCGCGCAAACCGCGACAGGCTGGTGAGTGCGGTTAATAATGTGGCAGGCTTACAGATGCATATTCCGCAGGCGACCTATCTCGGCTGGATTGACGCCAGCGGGCTTAACGCAGATAACCCGGCAAAACAGTTCCACCGCGCCGGGCTCGGCGTGTCACCGGGTGCGGATTTTGGCGAACTTCAGTACGTGCGCGTTAACTTTGGCTGTACAAAGGCAACGCTTGAGCAAGCTCTTTCACGGTTGCAAACCCTGGGGCAGCAACGCTGAGTACCATCACAACTGCCCAACGACGCTCAGGTAACGTTGGGCCTGCCCCATCAGACAAACAGGCGTTCACTGTAGCCGGTGAGCGAGTCCTGAAGACGCGTTGACAGGCACTAAACAGGACGGTTAGTCAACACACTGCCCCCAGGAACACTTGTGATAGCGCGCCATAGCCTTGCCCACCGCTGGCGGCATCTCGCAGCGTTAAAAACAGGCTGCCCCATGCTTGCGGTGCTAACCGCACTCCTTAACGTGCCATGGTTGCCAGGCCTGCGGTCCTGAAAACCGCTCTGCTACTCCCGCTCGCTCGCCACCACATCTTCAAGCGTATACGGATGAAATTTGATGGTAATTTTGCCGTCAGTCACCGCCAGCGTGGGGTTTGGCAGGCGCTCATTTTCGCCCTTCGGCGCGCTGGTTTTGACACTCAGACCAGGCTTACTCAATCCTTCATCACTCAGCAGCGCCAGCGCACGCGCATTGAGGGTTTCCGGTGCACCAGGCAGCACAATTTCGATATGCTCCCAGCCTTCATGCGCATAGCGCTTTTCACCCGGCCACGGTAATTCAATAAGCGTAAAACGCCAGTGCGCCACGCATACCGGCTCATGCAGGCGGAACAGGCGAATCGACCGCCCATTAATCACGCTCTCGCTAAACAATTCGCCACAGCGTTCAAACCCACGCTGCCAGCGTTCGGCAGTGGTGTTCTGATGGCAACGCAGTGAAATGTGATCGGCATTAAGCGGCGCCAAATCCAGCCCGACACGCTCTGCCAGCCCTTCCAGCGCCTGGGTAAAGCGCGGCAAATCGGCAACAATATCCTGCAACTCTTCGGTGTCCTGCCAGCTCATCTGTCTCTCCTGCAATCGTCAAGCCCGCTAATCTACCTGTATTGACCGCGTATCGCTACCCGCTCTGACGCGTGCGTGGATGCTGACGCTGACGGCGAAATGCAGTATACTTTCGCCCTTATTTTTTCACTTCGTGCGCCCTGGCAGGCGCTGCAAAAAATGTAAGGTAACCCGGTGAATATTCAGGCACTTCTCTCAGATAAAGTCAGCCAGGCGCTGATTGCCGCAGGCGCGCCCGCAGACTGTGAACCTCAGGTTCGTCAGTCTGCAAAGCCGCAGTTTGGCGACTATCAGGCTAATGGCGTCATGGCCATCGCAAAGAAAATGGGCATGGCCCCGCGACAGCTGGCTGAGCAAGTGGTCGCACAGCTGAACCTCACCGACATTGCCAGCAAGGTCGAGATCGCCGGTCCAGGCTTTATCAATATCTTCCTTGAACCCACCTTCCTTGCCAGCCTCGTGGATGACGCAGTGAAAAGCGAGCGCGTGGGCGTGGCGAAAGTGGCACAGCCGCAGACCGTTGTGGTTGACTACTCGGCCCCTAACGTTGCTAAAGAGATGCACGTCGGCCACGTGCGCTCCACCATCATTGGTGACGCCGCGGTACGTACGCTGGATTTCTTAGGCCATCACGTGATTCGCGCCAACCACGTCGGCGACTGGGGCACCCAGTTCGGCATGCTTATCGCCTACCTGGAAAAACAGCAGAACGAACATGCCGGTGAGATGGCGCTGGCAGACCTCGAAGGCTTCTACCGCGAAGCGAAAAAAACGTACGATGAAGATGAAGCCTTCGCGGAGCGCGCGCGCGGTTACGTCGTTAAGCTGCAAGGTGGCGACGAGTACTGCCGCCAGATGTGGCGCAAACTGGTGGACATCACCATGACGCAGAACCAGATAACCTATCAGCGTCTGAATGTCACCCTGACCCGCGACGACGTGATGGGCGAAAGTCTGTACAACCCGATGCTGCCTGGCATCGTGGCTGACCTTAAGGCGAAAGGCCTGGCGGTTGAAAGCGAAGGCGCAACCGTGGTCTTCCTCGACGAATATAAAAATAAAGAAGGCGAACCGATGGGCGTCATCATCCAGAAAAAGGATGGCGGCTACCTTTACACCACAACCGATATTGCCTGCGCCAAATACCGCTATGAAACGCTGCATGCCGACCGTGTGCTGTATTACATCGACTCGCGCCAGCACCAACATTTGATGCAGGCCTGGACCATCGTGCGCAAAGCGGGTTATGTGCCGGAGTCTGTGCCGCTGGAGCACCACATGTTCGGCATGATGCTGGGCAAAGACGGCAAACCGTTCAAAACCCGCGCCGGTGGCACCATCAAGCTTTCCGAACTGCTGGATGAAGCGATGGATCGCGCTCGTCGCCTGGTGGCGGAGAAAAATCCGGATATGGACGCCGCTGAACTGGAAAACCTTGCGCGTGCAGTCGGTATTGGTGCCGTGAAATACGCCGACCTGTCGAAAAGCCGCACCACCGACTACATCTTCGACTGGGATAACATGCTGGCGTTTGAAGGTAACACCGCACCGTACATGCAGTATGCCTACACCCGCGTTCTGTCGGTATTCCGTAAAGCCGGTATTGCTGAAAGTGAACTAACCGCACCGGTCGTTATCAGCGAAGATCGTGAAGCCGCGCTGGCCGCGCGCCTGTTGCAGTTTGAAGAAACGCTGGGCGTTGTCGCGCGCGACGGCACGCCACACGTGATGTGCGCCTACCTGTACGACCTGGCAGGACTGTTCTCTGGCTTCTACGAGCACTGCCCTATCCTCAGCGCGCAGAGTGATGACATTCGCCAGAGTCGCCTGAAGCTGGCACTGCTGACCGCAAAGACCCTCAAGCTGGGTCTGGATACGCTGGGTATTGAAACTGTCGAGCGCATGTAAGCACTGGTGACCCCATCAACAGGGGCTACGGCCCCTGTTTTTTCACCTGGCGTTATATCATTCTTCACATAACGCTTTCCACGACTAAATCAACAAAACAAAAGAAAAGTTCAGACTTTTTCACCGTTCCTTACATTTATCCCTATACTACGCCTTTGTGGTTACACCAGCGGTGCCCAGCGCTACTCCATAAGCAGCGCGCGCCTGCTGCTGTTTTTTCTTTTATGGGATGATTATGAGCAAACGAAAACTCTTTGCAGCGCGCCGCTGGGGCTGGCTATGGGTTCTGCTGGCTGGCGCCCTGCTGGGCGCAGCACTGTTGGCGGGCACGGCAACCGTGATGCACAAAACCAGCGATACAGAATTCTGCGTATCCTGCCACTCCATGCAGCAGCCGCTGGCCGAATACCAGGGCAGTGTTCACTTTCAGAACACCAAAGGCATCCGCGCCGAATGCGCCGACTGCCACGTACCTCACCAGCCCGTCAGTTACCTGAAAACCAAAGTCATGGCGCTCAAAGATGTGTGGGGCGAAATGACTGGCAAAATTGATACGCCAGAAAAATACGAGGCCCACAAGCTGGCAATGGCTCAAAGCGTGTGGAAGACCCTTAAAGAGAATGACTCTGCCACCTGCCGCTCGTGTCACAGCTATGAGGCAATGGACGTGCTGGGTCAGCGCCCGGAAGCACGCCAGCAGCACCCGGTTGCGATTAAAAACGGTGAAACCTGTATCGACTGTCACAAAGGTGTTGCACACATCCTACCGGACATGAGCAGCCTTGCGGCCGCTGGCGCAGGTGAGCTGACCAGCGCAGCAGCGCGCACGCCGGATAGTGCCACCACCCTGTATTCCATTTCCACCCAGCCGTTCTGGCTCAGTGCAGATGCCAAACAGCACAACGCAGGCAATCTGATGCCATCTACCGAACTGAAAGTGGTGAAGCGTGAAGGCGATATGGTGGAAGCCGACGTCAATGGCTGGCAGCAGGACGGCGTCAGCGAAGTGTTTTACGCAGCCCAGGGCAAACGCATTCTGAGCGTGCTGCTTGGCGATGAGGCCCGTACGCAGCTTAAGACACTGAACACCGCCACCGATGCTGATACCGGTCTGGTGTGGCACAGCGTGGCACTGCGCGTCTGGGTACCGAAAACACAGCTTATCGATGATAAACAAAAAATCTGGCACTACGCTGCCGACATGATGTCCGCCAACTGTACTGGTTGCCACGGCCTGACCGCGCTGGACCGCTTTAATGCGAACCAGTGGATTGGCGTGGTTAAAGGCATGGCGCCGCGCACGTCGCTGACCCAGGAGCAGCTGCGGGTACTGACCCAATACGTACAGCAGCATGCCAGCGATATGCAGGCAGAAAAAACGGCTAACCAGTAAGGAGACATCATCATGAATAACGATAAAACTCACGCATTACAGGTCAGCCGTCGCCGTTTTCTGACGGGCGCTGCCGCGCTAATGAGCGTCCCGGTGCTCTCCGGCCTGTGGCCGAAATCCGCGCTGGCACAGGCCATCAGCCAGGCGCTGCCGCAATTTGTTGCCCTGCGTCAGGCGCAGCAGGGCATTCTCACCGGCGCGCACTGGGGCGCGTTTGAAGCCATCGTCAAGGATGGCCGCATGGTCGATGTGAAGCCGGTGCAGGACGATCCGGCACCCAATGAGCTTATTACCATGGCGCCCTACCAGGTTCACGCGGCTAATCGCGTCAAATATCCTATGGTGCGTAAAAGCTGGCTCGAAGGCGGCGCGCAAAACTGCCGCCCGGAGCTGCGTGGGCGCGACGAATGGGTACGCGTAAGCTGGGACAAAGCTCTGACGCTGGTGAGCGAGCAAATCACCCGCGTGCAAAAAGAGCATGGTCCGCAAGCCATCCACGCGGGCTCCTACGGCTGGAAAAGCGTAGGTATGTTGCACAACAGCCGTACCCTGCTCCAGCGCCTGATGAACCTGACTGGCGGTTTCCTCGGTTACGCGGGGGACTACTCTACTGGCGCCGCACAGGTGATCATGTCACATGTAGTTGGCTCTATGGAGGTTTACGAGCAGCAAACTGCCTGGCCGAACGTCATTAATAACAGCGAACTGGTGGTGCTGTGGGGCTGTAACCCAACCACTACGCTTAAAAATAGCTGGAACGTGCCGGACCATGAAGGGCTGGCAGGGTTTGCCGCGCTGAAGAAAAAAGGGACTCGCGTTATCAGCATTGACCCGGTTTACAATGAAACCGCGCGCGAGCTTAACGCCCACTGGATTGCACCGCGCCCGTATACCGACAGCGCGATGATTGTGGGCCTCGCCCATACTTTGCTTACCGAGAAACTGCATAACGCCGACTTCCTTAAAACCTACACGGTAGGATTCGATAAATTCGAGGCATACCTTAACGGTGACGAAGATGGCGTGGTGAAAGACGCCGACTGGGCGGCAGCGATTTGCGGTATTGAGGCCGACGACCTGCGCGAACTGGCACGCGATATGGCTAAACAGCGCACCATGATAATGGGCGGCTGGGGCATTCAGCGCCAGCACCACGGCGAGCAGCCGCACTGGCTGCTGGTCACACTGGCCGCCATGCTTGGCCAGGTTGGTTTGCCTGGCGGCGGCTTTGGCTTTAGCTATCACTACTCCTCCGGCGGTAGCCCAACGGCACGCGGCGGTATTCTGGCGGGCATTTCAGCGGGCAACGCGCCAAAGAACAGCCCAACGCCGATTCCGGTCGCACGCATTGCCGATTGCCTGGCTAACCCGGGCAAAACCATTGAGTTCAATGGCGCGAAAGTAACGTATCCTGATGTGAAAATGGTGTATGTGGCAGGCGGCAACACCTTCCACCAGCACCAGGACACCAATAATCTGGTGAAAGCCTGGCAACATCCCGAAACCATCATCGTTAACGAACCGTACTGGACGGCCACTGCGAAACACGCCGATATTGTGCTGCCAGCCACCACCAGCTACGAGCGTAACGATCTGGAGATGGGCGGCGACTATTCCCAGCTTTACGTCTTCCCGATGCACCAGTGCGTTAC
Coding sequences:
- the torA gene encoding trimethylamine-N-oxide reductase TorA, with translation MNNDKTHALQVSRRRFLTGAAALMSVPVLSGLWPKSALAQAISQALPQFVALRQAQQGILTGAHWGAFEAIVKDGRMVDVKPVQDDPAPNELITMAPYQVHAANRVKYPMVRKSWLEGGAQNCRPELRGRDEWVRVSWDKALTLVSEQITRVQKEHGPQAIHAGSYGWKSVGMLHNSRTLLQRLMNLTGGFLGYAGDYSTGAAQVIMSHVVGSMEVYEQQTAWPNVINNSELVVLWGCNPTTTLKNSWNVPDHEGLAGFAALKKKGTRVISIDPVYNETARELNAHWIAPRPYTDSAMIVGLAHTLLTEKLHNADFLKTYTVGFDKFEAYLNGDEDGVVKDADWAAAICGIEADDLRELARDMAKQRTMIMGGWGIQRQHHGEQPHWLLVTLAAMLGQVGLPGGGFGFSYHYSSGGSPTARGGILAGISAGNAPKNSPTPIPVARIADCLANPGKTIEFNGAKVTYPDVKMVYVAGGNTFHQHQDTNNLVKAWQHPETIIVNEPYWTATAKHADIVLPATTSYERNDLEMGGDYSQLYVFPMHQCVTPQHESRNDFDIFAGLAEKLGVLDAFTDGKDEMQWLKGMYDDMKAQARDARVALPPFDMFWASNNYIRFPIPEQNKQWVRFADFRENPLLNPLGTPSGKIEIYSDTVAKMGYSDCRGIPCWLPPHEWYQGPEAQKYPLSLNTAHPVNRLHSQLDNTPLREKYAVADREAIWIHPTDASARGIANGELVRAFNDRGQILVGAKVTADVRPGAVRISEGAWFDPADPAEPGSLCKNGNVNCLTFDIGSSSLAQGNCGQMAQLEIEKYQGPVLKNTAHAVPEGA